The Paenibacillus macerans genome includes a window with the following:
- a CDS encoding YqhR family membrane protein, whose amino-acid sequence MNQPQRERREPEGNERELSRGGGHEENLQFYGQGWRQHRRERTNIWIYSLEIGFFAGLIWGGIKGFFYFLRFTTVIPGYLVEPFFKRSFLYSQPGYYVGWLSFIVFSILATLIYTLLFRKLKGPGPGILYGIVWWGLIFGILGPAFGMTRPLLELSKDTLISEFCLYLLWGLFIGYTTAEEYTDEREREPKKSPGGVLQ is encoded by the coding sequence ATGAATCAACCGCAGCGGGAAAGACGGGAACCCGAAGGGAACGAGCGGGAGCTTTCGCGGGGAGGCGGGCATGAAGAAAACCTGCAATTTTACGGGCAGGGCTGGCGCCAACACAGGAGGGAGCGGACGAACATTTGGATCTATTCGCTCGAGATCGGTTTTTTTGCCGGCCTGATCTGGGGAGGCATCAAAGGTTTTTTTTATTTCTTGCGGTTCACGACGGTTATCCCCGGATATCTGGTGGAGCCCTTTTTTAAAAGATCATTTTTATACAGTCAACCCGGCTATTATGTCGGATGGCTCTCCTTCATCGTTTTTTCCATTTTGGCAACGCTCATTTATACGCTCCTGTTCCGCAAGCTGAAAGGTCCGGGACCGGGAATTTTGTACGGCATCGTTTGGTGGGGGCTCATCTTCGGCATCCTTGGCCCGGCGTTCGGAATGACCCGCCCGCTGCTTGAGCTTTCGAAAGATACGCTTATCAGCGAATTTTGCCTCTATTTATTATGGGGGTTGTTTATCGGCTATACGACTGCGGAGGAATATACGGACGAGCGGGAACGCGAACCGAAGAAATCTCCGGGGGGCGTGCTGCAGTAA